Proteins co-encoded in one Bos taurus isolate L1 Dominette 01449 registration number 42190680 breed Hereford chromosome X, ARS-UCD2.0, whole genome shotgun sequence genomic window:
- the GNL3L gene encoding guanine nucleotide-binding protein-like 3-like protein isoform X3 — MVILVLRFKKILQGHIENKKPGKGSKGCKKPAKQNGKKAATKVAYSPQFFHSNDHASREAELKKKRVGEMREKQQAAREQERHRRRTIESYCQDVLRRQEEFEHKEEVLQELNMFPQLDDEATRKAYYKEFHKVVEYSDVILEVLDSRDPLGCRCFQMEETVLRAEGNKKLVLVLNKIDLVPKEVVEKWLEYLRNELPTVAFKASTQHQVKNLNRCSVPVDQASESLLKSKACFGAENLMRVLGNYCRLGEVRTHIRVGVVGLPNVGKSSLINSLKRSRACSVGAVPGVTKFMQEVYLDKFIRLLDAPGIVPGPNSEVGTILRNCIHVQKLADPVTPVETILQRCNLEEISSYYGVSGFQTTEHFLTAVAHRLGKKKKGGIYSQEQAAKAVLADWVSGKISFYTLPPSTHTLPTHLSAEIVKEMTEVFDIEDTEQANEDTMECLATGESDELLGDMDPLEMEIKWLHSPMVKIADAMENKTTVYKEQ; from the exons ATGGTGATATTGGTGCTCAGATttaagaaaattcttcaaggtcaTATAG aaaataaaaagccagGTAAAGGTTCCAAAGGCTGCAAGAAG CCTGCAAAGCAGAATGGGAAGAAAGCAGCCACCAAAGTGGCCTACTCTCCCCAGTTTTTCCACTCCAATGATCACGCCAGTCGGGAGGCTGAGTTAAAGAAGAAGAGG GTTGGGGAAATGAGGGAGAAGCAGCAGGCTGCCCGGGAGCAAGAGCGACACCGACGTAGGACCATTGAAAGCTACTGCCAGGATGTCCTGAGACGCCAAGAGGAGTTTGAGCACAAG gaggaAGTTTTGCAAGAATTAAATATGTTTCCTCAACTGGATGATGAGGCTACAAGGAAGGCTTATTACAAGGAGTTCCATAAG GTGGTGGAATACTCTGATGTGATTCTGGAAGTCCTGGATTCCAGGGACCCATTGGGCTGCCGCTGCTTCCAAATGGAGGAGACTGTCCTACGGGCAGAAGGGAACAAGAAGCTGGTCCTGGTCTTGAACAAGATTG ACCTGGTCCCTAAGGAGGTTGTGGAGAAGTGGCTAGAATACCTTCGGAATGAGCTGCCAACTGTGGCTTTCAAGGCCAGTACCCAGCATCAGGTCAAAAACCTG AATCGCTGCAGTGTGCCAGTGGATCAAGCCTCCGAGTCACTGCTGAAGAGCAAAGCCTGCTTTGGAGCTGAAAACCTCATGAGGGTTCTGGGGAACTATTGCCGCCTTGGTGAAGTGCGCACCCATATCCGAGTGGGCGTTGTGG GCCTTCCCAATGTTGGGAAGAGCAGCCTGATCAATAGTCTGAAGCGCAGCCGTGCGTGTAGTGTGGGAGCCGTTCCTGGGGTCACCAA GTTCATGCAGGAGGTCTACCTGGACAAGTTCATCAGGCTGCTGGATGCTCCGGGCATCGTCCCAGGACCCAACTCAGAGGTGGGCACTATCCTGCGCAATTGCATTCACGTGCAGAAGCTGGCGGACCCTGTGACCCCGGTGGAGACCATCCTGCAACGCTGCAACCTGGAGGAG ATCTCCAGCTATTATGGTGTCTCTGGGTTTCAGACCACTGAGCACTTTCTGACTGCAGTGGCCCACCGCTtggggaagaagaagaaggggggCATTTATAGTCAGGAGCAGGCAGCCAAAGCTGTGCTGGCTGACTGGGTGAG tggGAAGATCAGCTTCTATACACTTCCACCCTCTACCCACACTCTGCCTACCCATCTCAGTGCTGAGATCGTTAAGGAGATGACTGAGGTCTTTGACATTGAGGATACCGAGCAAGCCAATGAAGACACCATGGAAT
- the LOC781001 gene encoding ras-related protein Rab-21, giving the protein RGARGPALSDFPLGASRPLPEAQWGRRPGRGGRRCVGAARAAAVKVPRWLWGAWRGGDATGWLRPAAAGRTYSFKVVLLGEGCVGKTSLVLCYCENKFNDKHITTLQASFLTKKLNIGGKRVNLAIWDTAGQERFHALGPIYYRDSNGAILVYDITDEDSFQKVKNWVKELRKMLGNEICLCIVGNKVDLEKERHVSIQEAESYAESVGAKHYHTSAKQNKGIEELFLDLCKRMIETAQVDERAKGNGSSQPGAARRGVQIIDDEPQAQSVGGGCCSSG; this is encoded by the coding sequence CGTGGTGCCCGGGGCCCTGCACTCTCGGACTTTCCCCTCGGCGCTTCCAGGCCTCTCCCGGAGGCGCAGTGGGGTCGGCGTCCGGGGCGGGGGGGGCGCCGGTGCGTGGGGGCTGCGCGGGCCGCGGCTGTGAAGGTGCCGCGGTGGCTGTGGGGAGCTTGGCGCGGCGGGGACGCGACGGGATGGCTGCGGCCGGCGGCGGCGGGCCGAACCTACTCGTTCAAGGTGGTGTTGCTGGGGGAAGGCTGCGTGGGGAAGACATCGCTGGTGCTGTGCTACTGCGAGAACAAGTTCAACGACAAGCACATCACCACCCTGCAGGCATCATTCTTaacaaagaagttaaatattGGTGGGAAGAGAGTAAATCTTGCTATATGGGATACAGCAGGTCAAGAGAGATTCCACGCATTGGGTCCCATTTACTACAGAGATTCAAATGGAGCTATTTTAGTTTATGATATAACAGATGAAGATTCTTTTCAGAAGGTTAAAAACTGGGTGAAAGAATTACGGAAAATGTTGGGAAACGAAATCTGTTTATGTATAGTAGGTAATAAAGTAGACTTGGAGAAGGAGAGACATGTTTCCATTCAAGAAGCAGAATCGTATGCAGAATCTGTGGGAGCAAAACATTATCACACTTCAGCCAAACAGAACAAAGGAATTGAGGAACTCTTTCTTGACCTTTGTAAAAGAATGATAGAAACTGCACAAGTGGATGAGAGGGCAAAAGGCAATGGCTCCAGTCAGCCAGGAGCTGCAAGGCGAGGTGTACAGATTATTGATGATGAACCTCAAGCCCAGAGCGTTGGCGGAGGGTGCTGTTCTTCTGGATAA